The window acagggacacctcccactatcccaggttgctccaagccctgtccagcctgaccttggacacttccagggatccaggggcagacacagcttctctgggcaccctgtgccagggacttgccatcctcacagggaagaattccttcccaatatcccatccatccccgccctctggcagtgggaaggcattgtcccttgtcctgtccttccaggcctttgtcccaagtccctctctAGCTCTCCTGGATCTCCTTTAGGCACTAGTAGGTGCTCTAAGGACCAGCATCTCCATGGTGCCATGGTTAATCTCACTGGGAATGGCAGCATGCTTTTCTCCCCGATGCACCACCAttaacatttcttctttctcccatCCCCACAGGGCAGGAAGAGACGTTCCCTGGTGTGGGGCTGAAGGATGACAGCCATCCTGGAGCGGCTCAGGTGCACCACCCTTaacatttcctctttctcccaTCCCCGCAGGGCAGGAAGAGACGTTCCCTGGTGTGGGGCTGAAGGATGACAGCCATCCTGGAGCGGCTCAGCACGCTGTCCCTCAGCGGGCAGCACCTCAGCCGGCTGCCCCGGCTGCTGGAGGATGGCCTCCCCAAGATGCCGTGCACAGTGAAGGAGTGCGAGGTGCCGCAGCTCTTCCGCGAGCCCTACATCCACAGCGGCTACCGCCCCACCGGCCAGGACTGGCGCTACTACTTCCTCAGCCTCTTCCAGAAGCACAACGAGGTGGTCAACGTGTGGACTCATCTCCTGGCGGCGCTGGCCGTGCTGCTGAGGTTCAAGACGTTTGTGGAGGCCGAGCAGTTGCTTGTGGATGCGTGGTCCTTGCCGTTGCTCATCTTTGTCCTCTCCTCTGTCACCTACCTGACCTGCAGCCTCTTGGCCCACCTGCTGCAGTCCAAGTCGGAGCTGTACCACTACACCTTCTACTTCGTGGACTATGTTGGAGTCAGCATCTACCAGTATGGCAGTGCCCTGGCTCATTTCTACTACAGCTCTGACCAAGCCTGGTATGACAAGTTCTGGCTTTtcttcctgccagcagcagctttctgtgGCTGGTTGTCCTGTGCCGGCTGCTGCTATGCCAAATACCGGTACCGACGGCCTTACCCCATCATGAGGAAGATGTGCCAGgtgatcccagcagggctggctttcATCCTGGATATCAGTCCCGTGGCTCACCGGGTGGTTGTGTGTCACTTGGGGGGCTGTGAGGAGGATGCTGCTTGGTACCACACATACCAGATACTGTTTTTCCTTATCAGTGcttatttcttttcttgccCTGTCCCTGAGAAATacttccctggctcctgtgaTATTGTTGGCCACGCCCACCAGATCTTCCACACCTTCCTGGCCATCTGCACCCTGTCACAGCTGGAGGCCATTCTTTTGGATTACAAGAACAGGCAGGAGATTTTCCTGAAGAGACATGGGCCTTTCACCGTTTATCTCTCCTGCGTCTCTTTTTTTGGCTTGGTGGCCTGCAGTGCCATCACAGCTTACATCCTGCGATGCAGGATCAAGGCTAGCCTGGCTAAAAAGGACTCCTGAGAGTCACGGACATGACAGGCATGACATCACCagagaaaatcaagaaaaaggGCATAACATACTAGAGACATGACTGTCTTACTTGCCTAACATGCCGTGACTAACCAGGACCCTGGATTCAGATGGAGGGCTGGACACTTCATGTTGGATGCATTTTCACAGCAGGGACTGCCTTTTGCCATCCAGGGGGGGACATGGAGTGTTTTAAGCCAGAACAAGTCACTGAACCAAGGATGCTGAAATAGGCAGAGGTTCCTTGTTCATTCTGGTAGAGCTGTGGGTGAGACCTTGCTGAAGGTCAGGGAGGGCAGCCTGGAGGCTGTGGGACTGCAGAAGGGTGTGCCAGGGCTCACAACACCATgaggagcacagctggaagtGATGACCTCTCTGGATTTGGCCATATCTGTGTGAGAACCGTTCCTATCAAAGGCAGTAGGAAGGTTTCGAGAAGTTTGTGTTTCTAGGGTTGGGGTGTGAGGGCACATGTGGCACTGTGGCTGCTAGAATCCTTTTCCTGTTCCAGCCAGGTTCTCTCTGAGCTCCCCTTGTCAAAGGTGTCAATGCCAGGTCACTTAGGTTGCTTTGGGAAAACATCTTTGGAGATCCTGGCTTGACCTGGGGTCCTCTGGGACAAGCTGGGTTGGTGTTATCTGTCTAGGGAGCCTGACCAACCTCTAGCAATGTCCATGACATGTGGACTAACTTGGATGGGATCTGTTTGATACAGGaaaggctctgctcctccaaCAACACTACTGTGGCCACGGCCAAAAGGGTGTGAAGGTGAAGGAGTCTTTATTCCCCTCTTAATGGTGCTTTGTGTCCTTGGTCAGCATTGTGGGAAAGCTGACCTTGGAGCTGCAGGGTTGCTGTTCTGTGATGAGTGGGGCTGTGGTTCTGGCATGTTTTTATCAGTATTAGATGAGGGTGggacagcaaaaggaaaagcagggtgACAACATTAGGGTCCTGCACAACCTCAGGATGGCTTGGCCTTGGGACTTGGTGATTCCTGTGTGGACTAGCAAAGATAGTGGTCAGGGTCACTTAATGTCCATGGGTCACTCCTATCCAAGGTAACGAAGGCTGGATTACTGTGTCCCCCACTAGAAGAATCTATTCTGTGCTTGTCTTGGGGGAATATTGAACATGGAGCCACCAAGGAGGATTAAATCCCTGCTAAAACCAAGGAATCCATGGGATCTATCCCAGCCACGGATTTGTCTCATTGAGCCCAAGGGCAGGCAAATGAATTGTGATTGCTGGTTCTGAGCAGGCAGAGTGTAGGGTTGGGGATATGGTTGGTGAGGACAAGTACTGATTTCTGCACTTCATCTGTGTTTCAGCTCttgaggtgtgtgtgtgttcatgtTCCATGCATGTGCATGGGATTTGTTATCCAGAAAGGCTTTGGCTTGGGATTTTATATCCACAGAGCCTCCTAGCTGGGTTAAGATTAACCTGAAGGAAACAGTGCTGTCCTGCTGGAGGAGCAAGGTGGGCTGGACAACAGATTTGTTAATAGGTGGTGGAAAACAGACCTGTAGATTGGCACTTTGCTGGTCCTGTGTTTAGTAGGTAAAATTGAGACTCATGGCCctatagaaaattaaatacaaaggGAGAGGGAAGTAAGTTTGGTATAGGAGTATAGGAGAAGAAGTCATAGGAAAGCCTTCAGGAGGTCATCAACTCCACCCTTTCTCATTAGTCCTGGTCTGAGCttagaaattaattacttgATTTCATAGGGTGTTTTTGATGGTACAAATGGTACAGCCATGCTGACCTAGAAGAAAATCTGCCTCAGGGGAGATGCCAAGCAGGGGTGGTCCCACTTGCACCTCATTCAACCTCTTCCCATGCACAGAAGTTCATCTCACCACAGAGTGAGCCAGTGCCAGGAGAGGGACCTTTGGGAAACCAATCCTACTGAAAAAATGTCAGTAATTTTCAGCTGGTTTTAATTCTGAGCCAGCTCACTTGGAcaatgcagctgctggcagggaagggctggagtgGAGGCCAGCAGCCGTTTCTCCTTGCATGGCAGCTGGCTGCTCAGCTCACTCAGCTGCACTGATGGACTGCTCCCTCCATGGCCTCTGGCTTTGTTTGTGGGTCTCCTCCCAGTTTGAGAAAAGGCTTCCAGTGTGAGCAGCTTTTTCTTGCAGCCTAATTTGCCTTGGTTTTGTGGCGGGTAAGGCAGAACAAGGCTCTGGGTGTGGAACTGGCTGGATGGTATCAGTGGGTTCCTGTGCAGAAACAGAGGTAAATCGGGCTGGTCCAGAGCTCATTTCTGAGATAAAATGAAGAAGGATTGGGCATGGCTGGTAATAGcaaacctgctctgctgctaCCTGGAGTTACATAGGTACCAAAGGAAGGGATCACCCAGGTGTCGCTTTCTCTGAGGGTTTGAAAATAGATTACATGTCCTGCCCTTGTTGAAGGAGGGTGAGTATGGTAATTCTGTCTTAttcagggacagggagaggagacCACATGGCTCTTCCAAGGTACTTCGGATCATATCTGGTACTTCTGATCATATCTTCTCCTCCCTGGCTGAGCAGAAGTGGACAGTGGAACAGTGGTGTGACAGTGGAGGTGGTTTTGCACACTCCTCAGGTGAAGCCGAGCCCATCTCCGTGTGGCCCTGCACTCCCACCTGGAGCTGACTCCTGGTTACAATGATGGGTGGAGTGAGCAGGGATCTACAACAcagatctgtgctgctgtgaggatGTGCCCTTGTGTCACAAGGGGCTCACCAACACTGGAGCTTCCTTCATCCCTGTctccatcctcctcttcctccaaccagcttctttctttccttcatccTTGTGCCTTATGCACCTGGCTGCCTTCCTGGGCAGACTCCACATGCTGCAGTCTCAGCTGGGAAGTGGCTGTGGAGGCTTTGCCAGTGATCCAGAGGACACCACGGCTGGATCTGGAAAAAGCCAAAGTGCCTCTGTGATAAATGCTCAGCTTGTCTGAGCCACCCAGGAGCTTCTCCTTGGGCTCACTGCTTGGAGCAGGTCTCCTCCATCCTGGTGTTCCTAAGGAGGTATGCCTGGGAAGAACATACCAGTGACCAGGCTTGGTGAAGAGCTGACCACCAAGGGTTGAGCACACCTCAGATCCCTCAGGGATCCCTGAGGTCACAGTCCTCTCCCTCAGGAATCTCTGGTACTGATGTAGTGTTCCTTCAGATCTTGCAAACTAGGACAGCTCCTGAGAATTCATCCCAATGTGCCTTGTACTATTTCTTTTGGGGATTAATCCTGAAGGAACCTGAGGATCAAGGGCAGCCTCTTTGCTGTCTGCTCCATGGTCCATGGTTGCTCTCAACAGCCAATTCCCACTGACAGGATTTGCTCCATGtacagagcaggaggggaggatggAGACAGGTGCcttcaatttttatttatgcctAATTTGTGTAACAAGGCAAGGACAGGTTCCTCATGTGCCTTGCAATTTACATCTTTTACTGAcaagattatttttaagcaCTGTTCATTACTAAACAGAAGTACAAAagagtttgtatttttttcctttgggaaacaGGGAAGGATATGAGTGTTCCTTATTAACCATCCCCTTCCCAACTCCCACCTGCTGACTTTGTATTGTTGAAAACATTGACAATATTTTAAGCTTTGTACTGTACTgatctttatttaaaaactttaatggaaaaaaaaatctgtgaaagcaaaacaattgGTGTGGTGTGAAATTCCCAAGTGCACAACTGCACAGCTACAGAAGGTTATGagtcatttgaaaaaaataggGATAATAATTACAGAGAGGATATATTAGAGAGATAATAATTACAATAATGAACAATAAGGTGTGGTTTTATCTGTGCATCTCAAAGCACTTCCAAGGTTTCATGATACCTTTTGgatttcattccctttccaCAAGGGAAGTGCAGAACAACTGCCTTGACACTGATTAGAGAAATTTTAGTTCATCATCCACAATCACAGAAGGGTTGAGTTTGGAAAAGGTCTCTGGGGGCCGCTTGGTTCAACTCAGCTCAAGCAGGACCACTCAGAGCTGGTTGCCCAGATCCATGTCCAGATGGATTTTGAATATGTCAAGGATGGCGACTCCATCATcactctgggcaacctgtgccagtgctcagccaccctcacagtaaaaaagtgcttcctgatgttcagaggaACCTCCTGTGTTCCAGTGTGTGCCTGTGCTCTCTGGTCCTGGCCCTGGGACCTGGTACAGAGCCTTGCCCTGTCTACTTTGCACCCTCCCTTCAGGGATTTATACACACTTataaaatcctttaaatatTGCCTGACCCGATCCTC of the Camarhynchus parvulus chromosome 3, STF_HiC, whole genome shotgun sequence genome contains:
- the PAQR8 gene encoding membrane progestin receptor beta, which gives rise to MTAILERLSTLSLSGQHLSRLPRLLEDGLPKMPCTVKECEVPQLFREPYIHSGYRPTGQDWRYYFLSLFQKHNEVVNVWTHLLAALAVLLRFKTFVEAEQLLVDAWSLPLLIFVLSSVTYLTCSLLAHLLQSKSELYHYTFYFVDYVGVSIYQYGSALAHFYYSSDQAWYDKFWLFFLPAAAFCGWLSCAGCCYAKYRYRRPYPIMRKMCQVIPAGLAFILDISPVAHRVVVCHLGGCEEDAAWYHTYQILFFLISAYFFSCPVPEKYFPGSCDIVGHAHQIFHTFLAICTLSQLEAILLDYKNRQEIFLKRHGPFTVYLSCVSFFGLVACSAITAYILRCRIKASLAKKDS